From Aliamphritea hakodatensis:
CTGGCATTTGATGAGCAGGCGGTCAGCCGGTTGCTGAATGAAGCCGGCTTGTCCGCAGCCGGTTCCGGCCGTCCGGGAGTGCTGGTATGGCTGGTGGCAGAAGGCCCGGAGCGTCCCCGGGACTTTGTTGCAGCAGAAAGTGAAATAGTGACGGAGCTGCAGGGGCTGGCACAGTTACGGGCCCTCCCTGTATTGCTGCCGTTACTGGACCTGGATGATCAGCAGGCGGTGACACCAGGTGATATCTGGGGGGCGTTTCAGGAGCCGGTGAGCCGGGCTTCCTCCCGTTACCGTGCCGATGCGGTTCTGGTAGGACGGCTGCAGCGCCAGGCCAGTGGTGCCTGGCAAACCCGCTGGCAATTGACGTATCAGGGGCGGAACCAGAATTTTGCGCCGACAGGCAATCTGGGTGAGCAACTCAAGACAGTGGTGGATTCTGTTGCCGATCAGCTATTGGGCGCAACGGCTGTGGTTGAGAACACCTACGTTGAAGAGGGTATCGTGCTGGAAATCAGCAAACTCGATTCGATTGATGATTACCTGCAGTTACTGACATATATGCGTGAACTGCAACCTGTTGAAAAGGTTTTACCTGCGCAGCTGGAAAACGACCGGGTAACCCTGAGGGTAAAAGTGCAGGGCGGCGTGCCGGCGCTGGTGGAAGCTATCCGGCTGAATCCGCGTATCCAGTCTGATTCTGTTCTGCCTTCCACACAGGCGGCAGGGCCGCTGTATTATCGCTGGCAGTAACCGACTGTTGATAAAGGAATGACAATAAAATGCAACTGACTGATTCACAGCGCTGGATGTTTATCTGCGTGCTGGCGGTGGCTGGCGGGCTGGTGTATCTGCTCCAGCCGATTCTTTCACCTTTTATGGTAGCAGCGCTGTTGGCGTATATGTTCGATCCGCTGGCTGACCGGCTGGAAGATAAAGGTATGTCCCGCACCGGTGCGGTCATAATTGTATTCGGTCTTATCAGTGCGCTGGTGATGGTCCTGCTGTTATTACTGTTGCCGAAGCTGGGGCATCAGATTCAGGTCATGGTGAAGACCATTCCGGCGGTAATTACCTTAGTTGAGACAAAAGTCGTTCCCTGGATGGAAGTGAACCTGGGGATTTCGCTGGCCAGTTTCGACTGGCAGAGTGTCCGTCAGATTCTGAGCGGCAACTGGCAACAGACCGGTAATGTGCTGAAAGATGTGATGAACAGTATCGGACAGTCCGGTATGGCGGTTGCTGCCTGGCTGGCGAATCTTGTGCTGATTCCGGTGGTGATGTTCTATCTGTTGCGTGACTGGGACGTCATGATAGATAAAATCAGCCACCTGCTACCCCGTAATGTTGAGCCCAAAGTCAGCCTGTGGGCCAGTGAGTGTGATGAGGTACTCGGGGCTTTTGTTAAGGGGCAGTTGCTGGTAATGACTGCGCTGGGCGCAATTTATGCAATTGGTCTTTGGCTGGTGGGGCTTGATCTGGCGCTGCTGGTGGGAATGATTGCCGGGCTGGCCAGTATTGTGCCGTATATGGGGTTTATTATCGGTATCGTGGCGGCGATTATTGCAGCGATGCTGCAGTTCAATGACCCTACAATACTGGCCTGGGTCGGGCTGGTATTTATAATTGGCCAGATGCTCGAAGGTATGGTGCTGACACCGTTACTGGTCGGGGACCGGATCGGTCTGCACCCGGTGGCGGTTATTTTTGCCATTATGGCCGGTGGTCAGTTATTCGGTTTTGTCGGTATTCTGATAGCGCTGCCGGTGGCGGCAGTGATTATGGTTCTGTTGCGGCATCTGCATGACGGATATCAGCGCAGCAGTCTCTATGGTGAGGCTAAAACGGCTGAAGATCCTCCCGGAAGTGCAGCCAGTGTCACCGATAGTCGCAAGGATCTTGCCGGGGATTGAACTGGCACCTTTTTTTGCGTTTCGAGGCGTAGTAAGATACGCGAAATTTTTTGACAGGCCGGTCCGGAATTTAGTGATTGCTGGATAGTATTTCACCGGCAGGCCTGTCAGGTCCGATCTGATATAACTGGATTTGCCAGCTCCGATTGTTGAATGCATGAATAACCCTGTACCTATTCAATTACCCTTAGGCATTGCATTACGTGATGATGCCAGGTTCGATACCTATCTGAGCCGGGGTAATGAGCTTGTCTGTAACTGCCTGGCACAGGTGGCGATCGGGGAAGGTGACATCTTCCTGTACCTCTGGGGAACGCCCGGCGTCGGCTGTTCGCACCTGTTGCAGGGGGCCTGCCACGCCAGTGATCCTGCCGGCCGTACTGCGGTGTATCTGCCACTGGATGAGCTGACAGACCTGGGGCCGGGCGTGCTGGACGGTATGGAGCATCTGGATCTGGTGTGTCTGGATAACCTTCAGGCCATTGCTGGCAACCGGGAATGGGAAGAAGCGCTGTTTCATTTCTTTAACCGTATCCGCAGTGAAAACAACTTTCTGGTGGTTGCCGCCGACCGGCCGCCGCGCCAGCTGGGGATTCAGTTGCCTGATCTGGCTTCGCGGTTTACCTGGGGAATGGTCTTTCAGGTTCAGGGGCTGGATGATGACGGCAAAGTAATCGCACTGCAGGTGCGCGCACAGAGCCGTGGATTCGAGCTGTCTGAAGAAGTTGCCCGTTTCCTGATTCACCGTGCCAGCCGCAGTATGCAGGATTTATTTGACCTTCTGGACCAGTTGGATAATGCCTCTCTGAGTGCGCAGCGCAAAGTCACCATACCTTTCGTAAAACAGGTGCTTGGCTGGTAGTCGCTATACTGTGTGTTAGCAAACATACCAGGAGGGGCTGTGAAAATTATTCTTGAAAAGTTACCCCATGACGTTTCTGCTGATGACATCAGGGAATTTCTGAAAGGTTATGTGGACGTGCTGGATCTTGAGATTTACACCAGCGAACATCGGGATCATGCCAGCGCCTGGGTGACCATTGCTGCTACTCATGCAGAAGCGCACTGGGCTATTGGCCGTCTTAATGGCCGTTACTGGCGGGAACGCACAGTAGAAGTCTATATTTCTCTTTTTTCGGATAACCGCTGATCTGATGCCCGACATTCTGCCAAACGAAACCTGCCTGGCTGACATCCGTATCGTCGCCCAGACGGATGATTTTCTGTTAATTAATAAGCCTCCCGGAATCTCGGTCCACAAAGATGATCAGGATGCCGGGCTGGTTATGCTGTTGCAGACTCAATTGCAATTACCTGCATTGTATCTGGTGCACCGGCTTGACCGGATGACATCAGGGTTGTTATTGCTGGCTAAGCGTAAGGCGGTGGCCGCCGAGTTGGGGCGGCAGTTTGCTGAGCGGCGCATGGTAAAGTTTTATATGGCGCTCAGTCAGGCAAAGCCGAAAAAGAAGCAGGGGCTGATCAGTGGCGATATGCTGAAGGCCCGCCGGGGGAGCTGGAAGCTGGCGCCCACTGCTGAGAATCCTGCCAGAACGCAGTTTTTCAGCCATGGACTGGGGGACGGCCTGCGGATTTTTTTACTCCGGCCAGTCACAGGTAAAACCCATCAGCTACGGGTCGCGTTAAAAAGTATCGGTGCGCCGATT
This genomic window contains:
- a CDS encoding DUF2066 domain-containing protein; its protein translation is MKGFFSSAVLTLLLLVTGFAQAAVVGNLYRSELLVPEQLAQPTDAQLSEALQGVLVKVSGRSQVAGNARVSEALQAPAAYLQGFSYESTQIPVAAGDGREVLGLRLTLAFDEQAVSRLLNEAGLSAAGSGRPGVLVWLVAEGPERPRDFVAAESEIVTELQGLAQLRALPVLLPLLDLDDQQAVTPGDIWGAFQEPVSRASSRYRADAVLVGRLQRQASGAWQTRWQLTYQGRNQNFAPTGNLGEQLKTVVDSVADQLLGATAVVENTYVEEGIVLEISKLDSIDDYLQLLTYMRELQPVEKVLPAQLENDRVTLRVKVQGGVPALVEAIRLNPRIQSDSVLPSTQAAGPLYYRWQ
- a CDS encoding AI-2E family transporter gives rise to the protein MQLTDSQRWMFICVLAVAGGLVYLLQPILSPFMVAALLAYMFDPLADRLEDKGMSRTGAVIIVFGLISALVMVLLLLLLPKLGHQIQVMVKTIPAVITLVETKVVPWMEVNLGISLASFDWQSVRQILSGNWQQTGNVLKDVMNSIGQSGMAVAAWLANLVLIPVVMFYLLRDWDVMIDKISHLLPRNVEPKVSLWASECDEVLGAFVKGQLLVMTALGAIYAIGLWLVGLDLALLVGMIAGLASIVPYMGFIIGIVAAIIAAMLQFNDPTILAWVGLVFIIGQMLEGMVLTPLLVGDRIGLHPVAVIFAIMAGGQLFGFVGILIALPVAAVIMVLLRHLHDGYQRSSLYGEAKTAEDPPGSAASVTDSRKDLAGD
- the hda gene encoding DnaA regulatory inactivator Hda, which produces MNNPVPIQLPLGIALRDDARFDTYLSRGNELVCNCLAQVAIGEGDIFLYLWGTPGVGCSHLLQGACHASDPAGRTAVYLPLDELTDLGPGVLDGMEHLDLVCLDNLQAIAGNREWEEALFHFFNRIRSENNFLVVAADRPPRQLGIQLPDLASRFTWGMVFQVQGLDDDGKVIALQVRAQSRGFELSEEVARFLIHRASRSMQDLFDLLDQLDNASLSAQRKVTIPFVKQVLGW
- a CDS encoding TIGR01621 family pseudouridine synthase, which gives rise to MPDILPNETCLADIRIVAQTDDFLLINKPPGISVHKDDQDAGLVMLLQTQLQLPALYLVHRLDRMTSGLLLLAKRKAVAAELGRQFAERRMVKFYMALSQAKPKKKQGLISGDMLKARRGSWKLAPTAENPARTQFFSHGLGDGLRIFLLRPVTGKTHQLRVALKSIGAPILGDSRYSGTAAERGFLHAWYLGFELDGKPYRYSCLPEESQWRQEGWPAQWAEPELLAWPEIKK
- a CDS encoding RNA recognition motif domain-containing protein yields the protein MKIILEKLPHDVSADDIREFLKGYVDVLDLEIYTSEHRDHASAWVTIAATHAEAHWAIGRLNGRYWRERTVEVYISLFSDNR